The DNA segment CTGATAGTGGTTGATGGGCTCAGCGGGTTTGCCCTGAGGAGTTGGGGTGAACGACGGCTTCTCCATCATGCTGTTGCTGATTTTATAAAGCATAGATAGCGGGTCTGCGGCCGGGCTTACGGGTTTGGAAGCCTTACCGAGGTGAGTGTTCATGATTGACTGGAGTGCACTGAGGGGGCTGATGAAAGGACTTTCCGGCGAGTGATCGGTGATGATGCCTAGACTGTTGCCGTTCATTACCGGGGACTGACAAGGCTCAGAGCTGTTCTTTGAATTGTTACTGTGGCCGTCGACGAGGCTCTCTTTGGGCTCTTTCTTGCAGATGACCTCTGAATCAACACTTCCAGGGCTGCTACTTCTCAGGCCAGATTTGTGTTTACCTACAGAAAGGTCATTCGGGGACGCTAAGAGTTCCCGTTGCTCTCTCAGTGCAGGAGAGGGGGACTTCACTAAAGAAGGAAGCCGACATCGTTCCGCCGTTACcatcttttcctccttctctttctttacaGCGCTAGCTTTCCCCGTCACTTTCTCCACCAGCTCTTCCATGGCACTGACGTTGCTCCTGAGCGGAGTAGGGGAGGAGGGGCTCTGAGGCGACTGTATGACGGAGTTTGGGTCGTTTACCAGGCCTCGCAGCCCACTGTTAAAGACCGGCTGCATCTGGACACTCTGGACCATCGGGGGCAGAGCAGTAGCAGAATTCTTAATGGAACCCTGCAGCTGATACGCCGCGTGGATGCTGGAGTATCCACCCCACGTGGGTGTACCCGTCTGAGCCTTGCTGATGGCACTGGATACAGTGTTCTCAAGGGACTTAAGAATATCTAAACCCTCCTTTGGTGTCTCCTCCAGATCCTCCTCTCTAAGATATTTATATGATGTAGCATCTGTCTCAGATTTCTCACctggctcctctttctcttccttgaTTTTTTTCTCCAGGGGCTCACCACTTTCTGACTTTTCCTCCTCACCCgcttccctcctgtcctccgAGCCAGAGGACAAGGCAGGGGACACCGGCTGGGACTTCACGCTAGCGGGAACAGGTAGTCTAGTGGTGGTCGGCGGCAGTGGAATAGACTGAATTTTCTCTTCCAGCACCGGATCGAAAACCAGCTGCTTGCCCTTTTTGGAAGCAGAATTTGTGACCTTCAGAAAATGCCCCGTCACCATCATATGGGCGGTCAGCTGCTGGAGCGTGTCGTGGGAACTGCCGCACTCCATGCACTTGAGGATCTGCGCTTTACGGGCTTCAAACTGCCAGGTGTAGCTGGCTCCGTTTTGGTAACCATAGCGATTGTTGGGAGTCACGTACGGATTAGCCGCAGATTTAGCATCTTTGCCGATGTCGCCGAGCGACACGCTGCCGCCAACGCCGCCGGTGTGAACAGAGTCTGGGGAGCACGGGGAGACTACGGCATCCTGAAGAGCTCGCTTTTTAGCTGAACTGGGCACCAGTTTAGTGGCCAAGGCCGGCACTGGTTCTTTAAGAGGCACTTTCTGGTAATGCTTGGTCTTTATCATATGAACACTGAGATCTTGCAAAGACTCGAAGGAGTGGCCACAGTACATGCACTTCAACACCTTCTGGGCATCTTCCttcccctccatctccatcagcGAGCGCTTTCGGGGTTTGGACCAGCgcttcccctgctcctcctctttttccttgTTGTCGTCTCGATAGTGGCCCGTTTCGTTCATGTGGACCGTCAGGCCCACCAGCGTGTCATAGGCGGCGCTGCAATCTTTGCAGCGAAACTTGCTGGCGCCGGTGAAAACGGAGCCGTAGAGCTTGTTGTTCTGGCGATACAGCTGCACGGTGCTGAAAAGGCTAGGCTCTGGTAAAAGGTGGTAAGGGGTCTGTTGAAGAGTTTTGGCAAGTGCGGCCTGGTGCCAGTCATAGGCCACGCCCCCACCATTGCTCGCTCCGACGCTGCTGCTCCCACTGTTTGTACTTTGGCTGCTAACAGAGGAGGCCGCTGTGCCGTTAATGTTCCCACTTGCACTGCTCGTGTGGTTGACGGCGTTGCTGGAGCTCCGGCCGTTATGGTGACTGGTAGCTATGCTGGCCCCGCTGTTCCTGCTCGGGGTGGCTgttgtggaggcagcagcagtagaggcAGACTGTGGAGGGGTAAGGGCACTGTTGACACTGCTAGCTGGATCGGACTTCGACTTCATTATGTCCATTGTAATACTGGACCAAGAGGCATCAGACAGGAGGTTTGCATAGACGGCTTTCATCTGTGCCAGACTGTCCTGGAACGAGAGGCCGTTATTGGGGCGGAAAGGCAAAGCGGCGCCTTCCCTATCCTGACCCTCTCTCGAAGAGTTGCTCTTGAAGTCTGGCAGCCGGTCGCTGGCGTCGCTGAGCGGGGACCCGTACCCAGCGTCGTGGTTCGTGCCATTGCTGAGTGGGGAGTCTCTGTAACTGGTCGGCTGGCCTCCGTccgcgtcttcctcctcctcgttgcACAGGAACTCGTTGTCCTGGCCGTCTAGTGACAGGCCGTCGTCCTGCAggtgctcctcttcatcttgaGTGGCTGCCTTGAGCTCATCCTCGGGCATGTAAGCtggagagaaggagagcaggagagggaaacaaaaaaagaggacaaaggagaaaaaagaggtCAGCTCgctgaaattaaacatttacagCGCGCCAACAGAAACCACTATCAAAATAACAGGGAGGGAATATTCAGTGATGGGAAATGTGGGCTTTTatgctgtgtctgtgtgcatgcgtgAGTGAACACATTTCTGTGTATTTTACACACATGTGGCTCTGAAAGCCAGTCGAGAAAAAAAGCCTCCGAGGGAAAAATAAGTCAGTGAGTTTCTGACAGTTGTCCTTTCCCTTCCCAGCTCCCTATTCCGCCACACACGCCTCATATTCCCAAAGAAATGACTGGCTGCTCGGCCTTGTTAGCcagctgcatgtttgcatgttcCATTTGCCCTTTCTCTGCCTTTCCGTCTTCCCCGAGCTTTGTTGCTTCTCAGTCATCCAGTGTGTCAAGTCCGGCTCCTCACATGTTCAGTTATGCAACTgatcagagagggacagaaacaaaacaatcaCTTGGAGACGCAGCAGCTGTTCCCAACTCGTTTCGACGGGCTGAAGGTCACTTTCATTCCGGCTAATGAGTGGGAACTAGCAAAGCAGCGGTCGCTGGATTGAACGCGCCACAGCGAATGATGAAAGTGTGGGCCAGGCGGTTTATGCATTTAAAGTAATACACGACGCCTGGGTGACTCAAAATGGCACAAGCAGTTCTTGGTGGCGAGCATTACAAgaagaaagcaaaataaaacaaacaggaaagacAGATGCTGCGGGTCTGGCCCTTAAACGCAGGAAGGCTGGACCATTATTATGTATGCCTGCGTGCACGTGCCCGTTGGTAAGTGGGAGCGATGAAGAGGAGAACGAGTGAGTGAAGAGACGACATGGAGggaaagcaaagaaaatgaaatgaacagGAGGTGGTGGGGATGCCGGGTGGGGAGGGGCGGGTGCACGGGAGAGAGGGCGAGGGAGACAGGAAAGACGGCCCCCTAGCTTCTTCCTTTATCTCCTTCCTGCATGGTGAGATGTGTGTCCTAGATGCCAGTATCAGTCTCTCCTGATGAAACAGATGTGCTGTCAGCTTCGAGCGGCACGCTAACCTGTCATATCATAATCTAAGTGGACATAATACCTGATATATATACACTGGCACCATTTACTGCTGCCTGAGCGGAGctgggttgggggtggggggagcggCGAGCAGCTGCACCGTCGGCTGCGACTGTGCGATgatgtgcatgcgtgtgcgtgtgagcggCGCCTCGCTAAGTGCCTGCTCACGGATGCACGCCGGCCCGCGTGCTCACCTTCCCGTGCAGGGAGGCGCGCGTGCTTCACGTGCTCTGCGGCTCGCGCGTTTAGCTCCTCTGGCGCAGACCTGAAGCCGCAGACCGTGATACTGCCTGTTCCGAGTTTTCGCGCACCACCGATGCACCCTTCTCCAAatgagcaaccccccccccaatctcccTGGCGCCTGACAGGATTTCAGGGAAATGAGAGCACTACAGGAGAACCTGGCTGCGCTTCAATCCCACTGACAGTCTGAGACCGAGACAGTTTCTAAAACTCCTGAAAATCCCTAACACAGCAGATTAGCATTATGCGCCATACTCTCTACAACACGTCTGCAGTGTCTCGTGTTGCCGCTCCTTCCCCCATGCTAACCTGTCTCCAAGAGCGGAGGCTATCAACTACATATCAGCCATTTAGTGTACGCAGCATCGGGAGGAGGGATATTTATTCTCCACGAGCCCACGGAAACAAGTGCAAACCGAGCAGAAATTACCCACGTGAGTCAgcgagaggagggaaaaaagctaaAGCTCAATAATTGTCAGAGCTTAATGCGTCCtcagtgacagacagacagcaggaatgAGAAGCAGCACATCAGAAATATCCTTGGGTGAGTGACAAAACACAGGCTGTGGCAGGGAGGGGCTGGGAACAATGAGCGGGTCGCCAGGGAACCCTTTGACGATCCCTGTCAATCAATGCCTGTCCTGCaacgttgtcatggaaacaacaAAGAGGGAGATATCAAACGCAGTCAGACAAAAGACTGGCAGGGACAGGCATCTGTAAAAATCACAGGCAGGAAGTGGACAGTTTCGCAGACCATAAACGCGCCGTTGGGGTGATTAAACGCGAGTGTGAATTAATAAACGATCTTTTCTCCTCGGCCGTTCTGACAGGatgcaaaaaacaaaatgttagCATCTTCTGGAGATCGACTCCCTGTCCTGGATACACATATGCTACAcggcaccagcagcagagggcgGGTCTGGCGGGGGGGCTGAGCCGTCCCCGACGGTTTGGTTCGCCGATTGGGTGATCGCTGTGAGCAGGGCCATCTGCACAGGCGCCAAAGCGCCTGTCACTTTTGCTCGGGGACGTGCCGCCATCAAGAAGACAGGCGGCAGGATAGCGCGGCAGACTCGCTGTCAGGAGCGGCAGCGATCAAGCCCGCCACCAGCCAGACCAGATCACCGACAAGACGCGGCGAGGAGGGAGGGATCATCGGCGGCGGAGCTCACCGCTCCCAGTACCTACACACACGCTCAAAACCCGTAAATACAAAGGAAGTGTTCTTTTTAGATGGTGAAGTGGGCGTTTAAAAAtggactca comes from the Takifugu rubripes chromosome 7, fTakRub1.2, whole genome shotgun sequence genome and includes:
- the LOC101080193 gene encoding teashirt homolog 1, whose amino-acid sequence is MPRRKQQEPRRSAAYMPEDELKAATQDEEEHLQDDGLSLDGQDNEFLCNEEEEDADGGQPTSYRDSPLSNGTNHDAGYGSPLSDASDRLPDFKSNSSREGQDREGAALPFRPNNGLSFQDSLAQMKAVYANLLSDASWSSITMDIMKSKSDPASSVNSALTPPQSASTAAASTTATPSRNSGASIATSHHNGRSSSNAVNHTSSASGNINGTAASSVSSQSTNSGSSSVGASNGGGVAYDWHQAALAKTLQQTPYHLLPEPSLFSTVQLYRQNNKLYGSVFTGASKFRCKDCSAAYDTLVGLTVHMNETGHYRDDNKEKEEEQGKRWSKPRKRSLMEMEGKEDAQKVLKCMYCGHSFESLQDLSVHMIKTKHYQKVPLKEPVPALATKLVPSSAKKRALQDAVVSPCSPDSVHTGGVGGSVSLGDIGKDAKSAANPYVTPNNRYGYQNGASYTWQFEARKAQILKCMECGSSHDTLQQLTAHMMVTGHFLKVTNSASKKGKQLVFDPVLEEKIQSIPLPPTTTRLPVPASVKSQPVSPALSSGSEDRREAGEEEKSESGEPLEKKIKEEKEEPGEKSETDATSYKYLREEDLEETPKEGLDILKSLENTVSSAISKAQTGTPTWGGYSSIHAAYQLQGSIKNSATALPPMVQSVQMQPVFNSGLRGLVNDPNSVIQSPQSPSSPTPLRSNVSAMEELVEKVTGKASAVKKEKEEKMVTAERCRLPSLVKSPSPALREQRELLASPNDLSVGKHKSGLRSSSPGSVDSEVICKKEPKESLVDGHSNNSKNSSEPCQSPVMNGNSLGIITDHSPESPFISPLSALQSIMNTHLGKASKPVSPAADPLSMLYKISNSMMEKPSFTPTPQGKPAEPINHYQLYENNDQPIDLSKNKSNSSSGGRSLLTNSSLNGNKPLVSLPDPVSSPLRENALMDISDMVKNLTGRLTPKSSTPSSISEKSDADGSTFEDALEDLSPVQKRKGRQSNWNPQHLLILQAQFASSLRETSEGRYAMTDLGPQERVHICKFTGLSMTTISHWLANVKYQLRRTGGTKFLKNMDSCQPVFLCSDCASQFRTPSSYISHLESHLGFSLKDLSKLSAEHLREQQAASKVITDKMTFGSPLSALATPEDDTGSVYQCRLCNRTFVSKHAIKLHLSKTHGKSPEDHLVFVTALEKLEKLDKMEKV